A stretch of Flavobacteriales bacterium DNA encodes these proteins:
- a CDS encoding KTSC domain-containing protein translates to MKRISEYRKLFNVESNSDLKQLKKAYRNLVKEWHPDKFQEGDTKAIEAEGMSRKIIDGYHFLVGIAPETKAAKLDEFAATTSSGISEMLHEGQVLEITFVDGATYEFFGVDKKLFNKLLEADKQTRFGKRKIFNAFLYRKLKKELQQE, encoded by the coding sequence ATGAAGAGAATCAGTGAGTACCGGAAATTATTTAACGTTGAGTCTAACTCAGATCTTAAACAGCTTAAAAAAGCTTATAGGAATCTAGTAAAAGAGTGGCATCCTGATAAGTTTCAAGAAGGAGACACCAAGGCAATAGAGGCTGAAGGTATGAGCCGAAAGATTATTGACGGTTACCATTTTTTGGTTGGAATAGCTCCTGAAACTAAGGCCGCCAAATTAGATGAGTTTGCAGCTACAACAAGCTCTGGAATTTCAGAGATGCTTCACGAGGGGCAAGTGCTAGAAATTACATTTGTAGATGGAGCAACCTATGAGTTCTTCGGTGTAGATAAGAAATTGTTCAACAAATTACTTGAGGCGGATAAACAAACTCGATTTGGGAAAAGAAAAATATTTAACGCTTTCTTATATAGAAAATTAAAGAAGGAACTTCAACAAGAATAG